In a genomic window of Streptomyces sp. NBC_01231:
- the secE gene encoding preprotein translocase subunit SecE, with translation MTDAVGSIDMPDAQDEAPESKKTRKGGKRAKKGPLKRLALFYRQIVAELRKVVWPSRSQLTTYATVVIVFVLVMIGLVTVIDYGLDHAAKYVFG, from the coding sequence GTGACGGACGCCGTGGGCTCCATCGACATGCCTGATGCCCAGGACGAGGCGCCGGAGTCCAAGAAGACTCGTAAGGGCGGCAAGCGGGCCAAGAAGGGTCCGCTGAAGCGTCTCGCGTTGTTCTACCGCCAGATCGTCGCGGAGCTCCGCAAGGTCGTCTGGCCGTCACGCAGCCAGCTGACGACGTACGCGACCGTGGTGATCGTCTTCGTGCTCGTCATGATCGGCCTTGTGACCGTGATTGACTATGGTCTCGACCACGCCGCCAAGTACGTATTCGGCTGA
- a CDS encoding MaoC family dehydratase has protein sequence MTAKIAYVDVEVGTELPAQSFPVTRDTLVRYAGASGDFNPIHWNEKFAKEVGLPDVIAHGMFTMAEAIRVVTDWTGDPGAVVEYGVRFTRPVVVPNDDQGATIEVSGKVAVKLDDNTVRVDLTATSAGQKVLGMSRAVVRLA, from the coding sequence ATGACCGCCAAGATCGCGTACGTCGATGTCGAGGTCGGCACCGAACTGCCCGCCCAGTCCTTCCCCGTGACCCGCGACACCCTCGTCCGGTACGCGGGCGCGTCCGGGGACTTCAACCCGATCCACTGGAACGAGAAGTTCGCCAAGGAGGTCGGGCTCCCGGACGTCATCGCGCACGGCATGTTCACCATGGCCGAGGCGATCCGCGTGGTCACCGACTGGACCGGCGACCCCGGCGCGGTCGTCGAGTATGGCGTCCGCTTCACCAGGCCCGTCGTCGTCCCGAACGACGACCAGGGCGCCACGATCGAGGTCAGCGGCAAGGTCGCGGTCAAGCTCGACGACAACACCGTGCGCGTGGACCTCACGGCGACCAGCGCCGGACAGAAGGTCCTCGGCATGTCCCGGGCGGTCGTACGACTGGCCTGA
- the rplA gene encoding 50S ribosomal protein L1, giving the protein MSKRSKALRAADAKIDREKLYAPLEAVRLAKETTTTKFDGTVEVAFRLGVDPRKADQMVRGTVNLPHGTGKTARVLVFATGDRAEAATAAGADIVGSDELIDEVAKGRLDFDAVVATPDLMGKVGRLGRVLGPRGLMPNPKTGTVTPDVVKAVTEIKGGKIEFRVDKHSNLHFIIGKSSFDDTKLVENYGAALEEILRLKPSAAKGRYIKKAAISTTIGPGIPVDPNRTRNLLVEEDPAAV; this is encoded by the coding sequence GTGAGCAAGCGCAGCAAGGCTCTCCGCGCTGCGGACGCCAAGATCGACCGGGAGAAGCTGTACGCCCCGCTCGAGGCCGTCCGTCTAGCCAAGGAGACCACCACGACCAAGTTCGACGGCACCGTCGAGGTCGCCTTCCGTCTGGGTGTTGACCCGCGCAAGGCCGACCAGATGGTCCGTGGCACCGTGAACCTCCCGCACGGCACCGGTAAGACCGCCCGGGTCCTGGTCTTCGCGACCGGTGACCGTGCCGAGGCCGCGACCGCCGCGGGCGCCGACATCGTCGGCTCCGACGAGCTCATCGACGAGGTGGCGAAGGGTCGTCTGGACTTCGACGCCGTCGTCGCCACCCCGGACCTCATGGGCAAGGTCGGCCGCCTCGGCCGGGTCCTCGGCCCGCGTGGTCTGATGCCGAACCCGAAGACCGGCACCGTGACCCCGGACGTGGTCAAGGCCGTGACCGAGATCAAGGGCGGCAAGATCGAGTTCCGCGTCGACAAGCACTCGAACCTGCACTTCATCATCGGCAAGTCGTCCTTCGACGACACCAAGCTGGTGGAGAACTACGGCGCGGCGCTGGAGGAGATCCTCCGTCTGAAGCCGTCCGCCGCCAAGGGTCGCTACATCAAGAAGGCCGCGATCAGCACCACGATCGGCCCCGGCATTCCGGTCGACCCGAACCGCACCCGCAACCTCCTCGTCGAAGAGGACCCCGCGGCTGTCTGA
- the rplL gene encoding 50S ribosomal protein L7/L12, which produces MATKLSQEELLAQFETLTLIELSEFVKAFEEKFDVTAAAAVAVAGPAGPAAAAEAVEEQDEFDVVLTGAGEKKIQVIKVVRELTSLGLKEAKDLVDGAPKPVLEKVAKEAAEKAAESLKGAGASVEVK; this is translated from the coding sequence ATGGCGACGAAGCTGTCCCAGGAAGAGCTGCTCGCGCAGTTCGAGACCCTCACCCTCATCGAGCTCTCCGAGTTCGTGAAGGCCTTCGAGGAGAAGTTCGACGTCACCGCCGCCGCGGCCGTCGCCGTTGCGGGCCCGGCCGGCCCGGCCGCCGCCGCTGAGGCCGTCGAGGAGCAGGACGAGTTCGACGTCGTCCTCACCGGTGCCGGCGAGAAGAAGATCCAGGTCATCAAGGTCGTGCGTGAGCTGACCTCCCTGGGTCTCAAGGAGGCCAAGGACCTCGTGGACGGCGCCCCGAAGCCCGTTCTCGAGAAGGTCGCCAAGGAGGCCGCTGAGAAGGCCGCCGAGTCCCTCAAGGGCGCCGGCGCCTCCGTCGAGGTCAAGTGA
- a CDS encoding DUF1396 domain-containing protein, translating into MRSSVRRKAAVAGLAALLLAAGAAGCGTETSPSMTPAAAVAKAAKNTEDITSFRYRMTGRVPEAGRIKAEASMRTKPTVAMSMKMTALDQGADGSAEIKLVDKAMYIGGGAAAAKEMNGKSWIKFDMSGLGDKGLGEGAPGAGQADQNPATQSTFLTGAKDVKKVGTETVEGTETTRYSGVVTLEDLKAALKDKDKGKDKATRERREKSIKQYDMLGVDELTMDMWVDGDDHTKQFRLRGDADKGKLDMTITFLEYNKPVSVTAPPAKDTMDLAEMMKEMQSS; encoded by the coding sequence ATACGTTCGTCCGTACGCCGTAAAGCCGCCGTTGCCGGCCTCGCCGCCCTGCTCCTCGCCGCGGGTGCGGCGGGATGCGGGACGGAGACGTCGCCGAGCATGACGCCGGCCGCGGCCGTCGCCAAGGCGGCGAAGAACACGGAGGACATCACGTCCTTCCGGTACCGCATGACCGGCCGGGTGCCGGAGGCGGGCCGCATCAAGGCCGAGGCCTCGATGCGCACCAAGCCCACCGTGGCCATGAGCATGAAGATGACGGCGCTCGACCAGGGCGCGGACGGCAGCGCGGAGATCAAGCTCGTCGACAAGGCCATGTACATCGGCGGGGGAGCCGCGGCGGCCAAGGAGATGAACGGCAAGAGCTGGATCAAGTTCGACATGTCCGGGCTGGGCGACAAGGGCCTCGGCGAGGGCGCGCCGGGCGCGGGCCAGGCCGATCAGAACCCGGCGACCCAGTCCACCTTCCTCACCGGCGCCAAGGACGTGAAGAAGGTCGGCACCGAGACCGTCGAGGGCACCGAGACCACGCGCTATTCCGGCGTCGTCACCCTCGAGGATCTCAAGGCCGCCCTGAAGGACAAGGACAAGGGCAAGGACAAGGCCACCCGCGAGCGGCGCGAGAAGAGCATCAAGCAGTACGACATGCTGGGCGTCGACGAACTCACGATGGACATGTGGGTGGACGGCGACGACCACACCAAGCAGTTCCGCCTGCGGGGCGACGCCGACAAGGGCAAGCTCGACATGACCATCACCTTCCTCGAATACAACAAGCCGGTGAGCGTGACGGCCCCGCCCGCCAAGGACACGATGGACCTCGCCGAGATGATGAAGGAAATGCAGAGCAGCTGA
- a CDS encoding adenosine deaminase, whose amino-acid sequence MERVRDVSELPKAHLHLHFTGSMRPTTVLELADKHGVRLPDALTEALTSGEPPRLRATDERGWFRFQRLYDAARSCVQEPEDIQRLVREAAEEDLRDGSGWLEIQVDPTSYAPRLGGLIPALEIILDAVDTTTRETGLGMRVLVAANRMKHPLDARTLARLAVRYADRGVVGFGLSNDERRGMARDFDRAFGIAREGGLLSAPHGGELTGPASVRDCLDDLHAHRIGHGVRAAEDPRLLKRLADRGVTCEVCPASNVALGVYEKPEDVPLRKLFEAGVPMALGADDPLLFGSRVAAQYEIAREHHGFTDQELAELARQSVRASAAPDDVRAGLLAGVDAWLSGPVS is encoded by the coding sequence ATGGAGCGTGTACGTGATGTCTCTGAGCTGCCGAAAGCCCATCTGCACCTGCACTTCACCGGGTCGATGCGGCCCACCACCGTGCTGGAACTGGCCGACAAGCACGGTGTGCGGCTGCCCGACGCCCTGACCGAGGCACTGACCAGTGGGGAGCCGCCGAGACTGCGGGCGACGGACGAACGGGGCTGGTTCCGTTTCCAACGGCTGTACGACGCGGCACGCTCGTGCGTGCAGGAGCCCGAGGACATCCAGCGACTGGTGCGGGAGGCGGCCGAGGAGGACCTGCGTGACGGCTCGGGCTGGCTGGAGATCCAGGTGGATCCGACGTCGTACGCCCCACGCCTGGGCGGTCTGATCCCGGCTCTGGAGATCATCCTGGACGCGGTGGACACGACGACGCGGGAGACCGGGCTCGGGATGCGTGTCCTGGTCGCCGCGAACCGTATGAAGCACCCGCTGGACGCGCGGACGCTGGCCCGGCTGGCGGTGCGGTACGCGGACCGGGGTGTCGTCGGCTTCGGTCTGTCGAACGACGAACGACGGGGCATGGCGCGGGACTTCGACCGGGCGTTCGGGATCGCGCGGGAAGGTGGCCTTCTGTCGGCCCCGCACGGTGGTGAGTTGACCGGGCCGGCGTCGGTGCGGGACTGCCTCGACGACCTGCACGCGCACCGGATCGGCCACGGGGTGCGGGCGGCGGAGGATCCGCGGCTGCTGAAGCGGCTCGCCGACCGGGGCGTCACGTGCGAGGTGTGCCCGGCGTCGAATGTGGCCCTGGGCGTTTACGAGAAGCCCGAGGACGTGCCTCTGCGGAAGCTCTTCGAGGCGGGCGTTCCGATGGCCCTGGGCGCCGACGACCCGCTGCTGTTCGGCTCCCGCGTTGCGGCCCAGTACGAGATCGCGCGCGAGCACCACGGCTTCACCGACCAGGAACTGGCGGAACTGGCACGGCAGTCGGTTCGGGCTTCGGCGGCACCGGATGACGTGCGGGCCGGGTTGTTGGCGGGGGTCGATGCCTGGCTCAGCGGGCCGGTCTCCTGA
- the nusG gene encoding transcription termination/antitermination protein NusG — protein sequence MSDQNLNDAIEPHGQDVESVEDELEIVEGADEDLDEVEAADADAGEPAEEAALHAEDEGDEAAEDAAAEDTDGELADEAGEAEEAEEEEPAEPVDPVVALREELRTLPGEWYVIHTYAGYENRVKTNLEQRAVSLNVEDYIFQAEVPQEEVVQIKNGDRKTIRQNKLPGYVLVRMDLTNESWGVVRNTPGVTGFVGNAYDPYPLTLDEIVKMLAPEAEEKAAREAAEAEGKPAPARKVEVQVLDFEVGDSVTVTDGPFATLQATINEINADSKKVKGLVEIFGRETPVELSFDQIQKN from the coding sequence GTGTCTGACCAGAACCTGAACGACGCCATCGAGCCACACGGGCAGGACGTCGAGTCCGTGGAAGACGAGCTCGAGATCGTCGAGGGTGCGGACGAGGACCTGGACGAGGTCGAGGCTGCCGACGCCGACGCGGGCGAGCCCGCGGAGGAAGCCGCGCTCCACGCCGAGGACGAGGGCGACGAAGCCGCCGAGGACGCTGCCGCCGAGGACACCGACGGTGAGCTCGCGGACGAGGCCGGGGAAGCGGAAGAGGCCGAGGAAGAAGAGCCGGCCGAGCCCGTCGACCCCGTGGTCGCCCTGCGCGAGGAACTGCGCACCCTCCCCGGCGAGTGGTACGTCATCCACACCTACGCCGGCTACGAGAACCGCGTGAAGACCAACCTGGAGCAGCGCGCGGTCTCCCTGAACGTCGAGGACTACATCTTCCAGGCCGAGGTGCCGCAGGAAGAGGTCGTCCAGATCAAGAACGGCGACCGCAAGACCATTCGTCAGAACAAGCTCCCCGGCTACGTGCTGGTGCGCATGGACCTGACGAACGAGTCCTGGGGCGTCGTCCGCAACACCCCCGGTGTCACCGGCTTCGTGGGCAACGCCTACGACCCGTACCCGCTGACCCTGGACGAGATCGTCAAGATGCTCGCCCCGGAGGCCGAGGAGAAGGCCGCCCGTGAGGCCGCCGAGGCCGAGGGCAAGCCGGCTCCGGCCCGCAAGGTCGAGGTCCAGGTCCTGGACTTCGAGGTCGGCGACTCGGTCACCGTCACCGACGGCCCGTTCGCCACGCTGCAGGCGACCATCAACGAGATCAACGCCGACTCGAAGAAGGTCAAGGGTCTCGTGGAGATCTTCGGCCGCGAGACGCCGGTCGAGCTGTCCTTCGACCAGATCCAGAAGAACTAG
- a CDS encoding TetR/AcrR family transcriptional regulator — MVRMSAEERRESVIRAAMSEFGRGGYYGTSTEAIAKRVGVSQPYLFRLFPGKKAIFLAAAERCVEDTISTFAEAAKGLEGEEALYAMANAYTKVIAERPERLMMQMQMYVAVAAAEEAGEHEFGEAVRAGWMRLWDTVHLPLGADVDDTTTFLAYGMLVNCLVSMGFPPEHRVWEGLYPSARIKGQLEK, encoded by the coding sequence ATGGTCAGGATGAGTGCGGAAGAGAGGCGCGAGAGCGTCATCCGTGCGGCGATGAGCGAGTTCGGCCGCGGGGGTTACTACGGCACGTCGACCGAGGCGATCGCCAAACGGGTCGGTGTCTCGCAGCCGTATCTCTTCCGGCTCTTCCCGGGCAAGAAGGCGATCTTCCTTGCGGCGGCCGAGCGTTGCGTGGAGGACACCATCAGCACCTTCGCAGAGGCTGCCAAGGGGCTCGAGGGTGAAGAGGCCCTGTATGCCATGGCGAACGCGTACACCAAGGTCATCGCGGAGCGGCCCGAGCGGCTGATGATGCAGATGCAGATGTACGTCGCCGTGGCCGCCGCCGAGGAGGCCGGTGAGCACGAGTTCGGCGAGGCGGTACGGGCCGGCTGGATGCGGCTGTGGGACACCGTCCATCTGCCCCTCGGTGCCGACGTCGACGACACGACGACCTTCCTGGCGTACGGGATGCTCGTCAACTGCCTGGTGTCGATGGGCTTTCCGCCCGAGCACCGGGTCTGGGAAGGGCTTTATCCGTCGGCGCGGATCAAGGGCCAACTGGAGAAGTAG
- a CDS encoding pyridoxal phosphate-dependent aminotransferase encodes MSAATPPTARRVSARVGAISESATLAVDAKAKALKAAGRPVIGFGAGEPDFPTPDYVVEAAVEACQNPKYHRYTPAGGLPELKAAIAAKTLRDSNYEVDPSQILVTNGGKQAIYEAFAAILDPGDEVIVPAPYWTTYPESIRLAGGVPVDVVADETSGYRVSVEQLEAARTEKTKVVLFVSPSNPTGAVYSAEDAEAIGRWAVEHGLWVLTDEIYEHLVYGDAKFTSLPAILPELRDKCIVVNGVAKTYAMTGWRVGWIIGPKDVVKAATNLQSHATSNVSNVAQVAALAAVSGGLDAVAEMREAFDRRRRTIVRMLNEIDGVLCPEPEGAFYAYPSVKGLLGKEIRGKRPQDTVELAALILEESEVAVVPGEAFGTPGYLRLSYALGDEDLVEGVSRIQKLLAEARD; translated from the coding sequence ATGAGCGCTGCAACCCCTCCCACCGCGCGCCGGGTCTCCGCCCGAGTCGGCGCGATCTCCGAGTCCGCCACCCTCGCCGTGGACGCCAAGGCCAAGGCCCTCAAGGCCGCCGGGCGGCCGGTGATCGGCTTTGGCGCAGGTGAGCCCGACTTCCCGACCCCGGACTACGTCGTCGAGGCGGCCGTCGAGGCCTGCCAGAACCCGAAGTACCACCGCTACACCCCGGCCGGTGGTCTGCCCGAGCTGAAGGCCGCGATCGCCGCGAAGACGCTGCGCGACTCGAACTACGAGGTCGACCCGTCGCAGATCCTCGTCACCAACGGTGGCAAGCAGGCGATCTACGAGGCATTCGCCGCGATCCTCGACCCGGGCGACGAGGTCATCGTCCCGGCGCCGTACTGGACGACGTACCCGGAGTCGATCCGGCTGGCCGGCGGTGTCCCGGTGGACGTCGTCGCGGACGAGACGTCCGGCTACCGCGTGAGCGTGGAGCAGCTGGAGGCGGCTCGTACGGAGAAGACGAAGGTCGTCCTCTTCGTGTCGCCGTCCAACCCGACCGGCGCGGTCTACAGCGCCGAGGACGCCGAGGCGATCGGCCGCTGGGCCGTCGAGCACGGCCTGTGGGTGCTGACCGACGAGATCTACGAGCACCTCGTCTACGGCGACGCCAAGTTCACCTCGCTGCCCGCGATCCTGCCGGAGCTGCGCGACAAGTGCATCGTGGTCAACGGTGTCGCGAAGACCTACGCGATGACGGGCTGGCGGGTCGGCTGGATCATCGGCCCGAAGGATGTCGTGAAGGCGGCGACGAACCTGCAGTCGCACGCCACGTCGAACGTGTCGAACGTGGCCCAGGTCGCGGCGCTGGCCGCGGTGTCGGGCGGCCTGGACGCCGTCGCGGAGATGCGTGAGGCCTTCGACCGGCGGCGCAGGACCATCGTGCGGATGCTCAACGAGATCGACGGCGTGCTCTGCCCCGAGCCAGAGGGTGCCTTCTACGCGTACCCGTCGGTGAAGGGTCTGCTCGGCAAGGAGATCCGCGGCAAGCGTCCGCAGGACACGGTCGAGCTGGCCGCGCTGATCCTCGAGGAGTCCGAGGTCGCGGTCGTCCCGGGCGAGGCCTTCGGTACGCCGGGGTATCTGCGGCTGTCCTACGCCCTCGGTGACGAGGACCTCGTCGAGGGCGTGAGCCGGATCCAGAAGCTGCTGGCGGAGGCGCGGGACTGA
- the rplK gene encoding 50S ribosomal protein L11, translating to MPPKKKKVTGLIKLQIQAGAANPAPPVGPALGQHGVNIMEFCKAYNAATESQRGWVIPVEITVYEDRSFTFITKTPPAAKMILKAAGVEKGSGEPHKTKVAKITEAQVREIATTKMPDLNANDLDAASKIIAGTARSMGITVEG from the coding sequence ATGCCTCCCAAGAAGAAGAAGGTCACGGGGCTCATCAAGCTCCAGATCCAGGCCGGTGCCGCCAACCCGGCTCCGCCGGTCGGCCCCGCGCTGGGTCAGCACGGCGTCAACATCATGGAGTTCTGCAAGGCCTACAACGCCGCGACCGAGTCGCAGCGTGGCTGGGTGATCCCGGTGGAGATCACGGTCTACGAGGACCGCTCCTTCACCTTCATCACCAAGACCCCGCCGGCCGCCAAGATGATCCTCAAGGCCGCGGGCGTGGAGAAGGGCTCCGGCGAGCCGCACAAGACCAAGGTCGCCAAGATCACCGAGGCGCAGGTCCGCGAGATCGCCACCACCAAGATGCCCGACCTCAACGCCAACGACCTGGACGCCGCGTCGAAGATCATCGCCGGCACCGCGCGTTCCATGGGCATCACGGTCGAGGGCTGA
- the rplJ gene encoding 50S ribosomal protein L10: MARPDKAAAVAELAEQFRSSNAAVLTEYRGLTVAQLKNLRRSLGENAQYAVVKNTLTKIAANEAGISTLDDLFNGPTAVAFVTGDPVESAKGLRDFAKDNPNLVIKGGVLDGKVLSADEIKKLADLESREVLLSKLAGAFKGKQSQAAQLFQALPSKLVRTVDALRAKQDEQGGAE, translated from the coding sequence ATGGCAAGGCCCGACAAGGCTGCCGCGGTAGCCGAGCTCGCGGAGCAGTTCCGTAGCTCGAACGCCGCTGTGCTGACCGAGTACCGGGGTCTCACCGTCGCGCAGCTCAAGAACCTGCGCCGCTCGCTCGGTGAGAACGCCCAGTACGCCGTGGTGAAGAACACGCTGACCAAGATTGCGGCCAACGAGGCCGGGATCTCGACGCTCGACGACCTGTTCAACGGTCCGACGGCAGTTGCCTTCGTCACCGGTGACCCGGTGGAGTCGGCGAAGGGTCTTCGTGACTTCGCCAAGGACAACCCGAACCTCGTCATCAAGGGCGGTGTCCTTGACGGCAAGGTGCTGTCCGCCGACGAGATCAAGAAGCTTGCGGACCTCGAGTCCCGCGAGGTTCTGCTCTCCAAGCTGGCGGGTGCCTTCAAGGGCAAGCAGTCTCAGGCTGCGCAGCTCTTCCAGGCGCTTCCCTCGAAGCTCGTCCGCACCGTGGACGCTCTTCGTGCCAAGCAGGACGAGCAGGGCGGTGCCGAGTAA
- a CDS encoding MFS transporter, whose protein sequence is MSQQTARRGGAVWALVITSVAGFMAALDNLVVTTALPSIRKDLGGGLDDLEWTVSAYTLTFAVFLMFGAALGDRFGRRRLFIIGTAVFTAASAAAAMASGIDTLIAARAVQGVGAAIMMPLTLTLLTAAVPAARRGMAYGIWGAVNGLAVASGPLIGGSLTEHVSWHWIFWLNVPLGIALLPLARLRLAESHGAGAPLDIPGTLLASGGLFGVVYGLVRSPVDGWTSPLVLTGLIAGTALLAAFVHHGIHNKNPMLPMRLFRNRAFTGINIASLLMFLGMFGSIFLLSQYMQGVLGYSPTEAGLRMLPWTGMPMLVAPIAGILSDRIGGRPVVAAGLFLQAAGLGWMASVVTADASYSIQLPGLIISGIGMALYFAPAANLVMSSVRPQEQGIASGANNALREVGGALGIAIMASIFSAQGGYETGQTFVDGLRPALVTGAALVALAGAAALLIPRRHRTESTAQEAATRTSVRQLESMTG, encoded by the coding sequence ATGTCACAACAGACCGCACGTCGTGGAGGGGCCGTCTGGGCCCTCGTCATCACCAGCGTCGCCGGGTTCATGGCCGCCCTGGACAATCTCGTCGTCACCACCGCCCTGCCTTCCATCCGAAAGGACCTCGGGGGAGGGCTGGACGACCTGGAATGGACCGTGAGTGCCTACACGCTCACCTTCGCCGTCTTCCTGATGTTCGGCGCGGCGCTCGGCGACCGATTCGGCCGCCGCCGGCTCTTCATCATCGGCACCGCCGTGTTCACCGCGGCGTCCGCCGCCGCGGCCATGGCGTCCGGCATAGACACCCTCATCGCCGCCCGCGCCGTCCAGGGCGTCGGCGCGGCGATCATGATGCCCCTGACGCTGACCCTCCTGACGGCCGCAGTGCCCGCCGCCAGGCGCGGGATGGCGTACGGCATCTGGGGCGCGGTCAACGGCCTCGCGGTGGCCTCCGGACCCCTCATCGGCGGCAGCCTCACCGAGCACGTCTCCTGGCACTGGATCTTCTGGCTGAATGTCCCGCTGGGCATCGCCCTGCTGCCCCTCGCCCGCCTCCGCCTCGCCGAGTCCCACGGCGCCGGCGCCCCCCTCGACATCCCCGGCACCCTGCTCGCCAGCGGAGGCCTCTTCGGCGTCGTCTACGGACTCGTCCGCAGCCCCGTCGACGGCTGGACCAGCCCCCTGGTCCTGACCGGCCTGATCGCGGGCACCGCACTGCTTGCCGCCTTCGTCCACCACGGCATCCACAACAAGAACCCCATGCTGCCGATGCGGCTGTTCCGGAACCGCGCCTTCACCGGCATCAACATCGCCAGCCTGCTGATGTTCCTCGGAATGTTCGGGTCGATCTTCCTGCTCAGCCAGTACATGCAGGGCGTGCTCGGCTACTCGCCCACCGAGGCGGGCCTGCGGATGCTGCCCTGGACCGGCATGCCGATGCTCGTCGCCCCGATCGCCGGCATCCTCTCCGACCGCATCGGCGGCCGCCCGGTCGTCGCCGCCGGTCTCTTCCTACAGGCAGCAGGCCTCGGCTGGATGGCCTCCGTCGTCACCGCCGACGCCTCCTACTCGATCCAGCTGCCCGGCCTGATCATCAGCGGCATCGGCATGGCGCTGTACTTCGCCCCGGCCGCCAACCTGGTGATGTCCAGCGTCCGTCCCCAGGAACAGGGCATCGCCTCCGGCGCCAACAACGCCCTGCGCGAGGTGGGCGGCGCGCTCGGCATCGCGATCATGGCGTCGATCTTCTCGGCCCAGGGCGGCTACGAGACAGGGCAGACCTTCGTCGACGGCCTGCGACCCGCACTGGTCACAGGCGCGGCGCTGGTCGCTCTCGCGGGAGCCGCGGCACTGCTGATCCCCCGCCGGCACCGCACGGAGAGCACCGCCCAGGAGGCCGCGACCCGCACATCGGTACGGCAACTGGAGTCCATGACCGGCTGA